In Ostrinia nubilalis chromosome 10, ilOstNubi1.1, whole genome shotgun sequence, a single genomic region encodes these proteins:
- the LOC135075611 gene encoding lysine-specific demethylase 9-like, with protein sequence MPCSEDDDSQTGFMSDSTRGMSKAELRKTNKPIMEKKRRARINQCLNELKDLLIDSTNTDPARHSKLEKADILELTVKHLQTLQRQQLAAAIAADPAVLQRFKAGFGDCAVEVRRYLSRLASVPTGLRHRLGNHLHSCINGIERLNPPADYPLIPDPLRLEDERPSAFHFVRSTKPTSPPLSPLSCDSACDSSTELETPPRPVQTFPFPTPPSRSASDQDSSPETQKPTVSSTTISPETLKQEAIRNKKYMEPLSIIIDVENYKIGIDASPKRAVDYSMRSKLKRPVVEATGPAPKVIKIEPERTVIPERLDNKLIYVRKSPEKSAFRRVSEKTSVYPEKRLTLPESITTPMERPSLISPDLVPVMPRTVISHTAASLAQSSSSQARDKQRADVRDQRADVRDQRADVGDQREPDTGSRSPEKSTSTEMWRPW encoded by the exons ATGCCGTGCAGCGAGGATGACGACTCACAAACTGGGTTCATGTCAGATTCTACCAGAGGGATGTCTAAAGCTGAATTGCGAAAG ACGAATAAACCGATAATGGAGAAgaagcggcgcgcgcgcatcaACCAGTGCCTTAACGAGCTCAAGGACCTGCTGATAGATTCTACCAACACCGAC CCAGCTCGCCACTCCAAACTGGAGAAAGCCGATATCTTGGAGCTGACGGTGAAGCATCTTCAGACGCTGCAGAGGCAACAGCTGGCCGCTGCCATCGCCGCCGACCCTGCTGTTCTGCAGCGCTTTAAAGCCGGCTTCGGAGACTGCGCTGTAGAAGTCAGAAGATACCTCTCCCGCCTCGCCAGTGTTCCAACCGGTCTTCGCCACCGATTGGGAAACCATCTCCACTCCTGCATCAATGGAATCGAACGCCTCAACCCTCCCGCAGACTACCCATTAATCCCCGACCCTCTCAGACTAGAAGATGAAAGACCCAGTGCGTTCCACTTCGTACGATCAACAAAACCCACCAGCCCGCCCCTCAGCCCATTATCCTGCGATTCCGCTTGCGACTCCTCTACAGAACTCGAAACACCACCAAGACCAGTCCAGACCTTCCCATTCCCTACCCCACCGAGTAGATCCGCGTCAGATCAAGACTCGAGCCCCGAAACTCAAAAACCCACCGTTTCATCCACAACCATATCACCGGAAACTTTAAAACAGGAAGCTATAAGAAACAAAAAGTACATGGAACCTCTATCCATCATCATAGACGTGGAAAACTACAAAATAGGAATCGATGCGTCGCCCAAACGAGCGGTCGATTACTCTATGAGGAGTAAGTTGAAGCGGCCGGTAGTTGAAGCTACAGGCCCCGCGCCAAAGGTGATCAAGATAGAACCTGAGCGAACTGTGATACCAGAGAGGTTAGACAACAAACTGATCTACGTTAGGAAGTCCCCTGAAAAGTCAGCGTTCAGGAGAGTTTCAGAAAAAACCTCTGTGTACCCAGAAAAGAGGTTGACGCTTCCCGAAAGTATAACCACGCCTATGGAGAGACCGTCGTTGATAAGTCCCGATTTAGTACCTGTGATGCCGAGAACAGTGATAAGTCATACGGCGGCGTCGCTCGCGCAATCCTCTAGTAGTCAAGCTAGGGACAAACAAAGGGCTGACGTCAGGGACCAAAGGGCTGACGTCAGAGACCAAAGGGCTGACGTCGGGGACCAAAGGGAACCAGACACGGGCTCAAGGTCCCCCGAAAAAAGTACAAGCACTGAAATGTGGCGGCCTTGGTGA
- the LOC135075448 gene encoding uncharacterized protein LOC135075448 → MNTDMDSSNADEYYVTALQIFDYCGAESSGTLRVDALMDKFAPFIKTNKAEYSYLKSLLDPGQNNPEVNVIILAKALHKYSESQKCKVDLDESFNLRCGQAPHDSDSGISSDGFQLLEDLQSELREKAHLAHQLRNQLDFTDRQHEEVLATLTAERDSLRGHLNMLREENITLSHVRRDYEEACDRLLASERALDDARRELEGSRRRSKLLAEQRAALESEEACDRLLASERALDDARRELEGSRRRSKLLAEQRAALESEVSAGDTSEPRAPRLRKPATACWPASGRWTTRAGSWRAPAGGASCWPSSEPRWRARSVQGTRASHVRRDYEEACDRLLASERALDDARRELEGSRRRSKLLAEQRAALESEEACDRLLASERALDDARRELEGSRRRSKLLAEQRAALESEEACDRLLASERALDDARRELEGSRRRSKLLAEQRAALESEVSAGDTSEPRAPRLRKPATACWPASGRWTTRAGSWRAPAGGASCWPSSEPRWRARSVQGTRASHVRRDYEEACDRLLASERALDDARRELEGSRRRSKLLAEQRAALESEVSAGDTSEPRAPRLRKPATGCWPASGRWTTRAGTWRAPAGGASCWPSSEPRWRARSVQGTRASHVRRDYEEACDRLLASERALDDARRELEGSRRRSKLLAEQRAALESEKLTLQELLTKSKDECHRINEMYASRQSALLEQNESLRAERAELAARLHDQEEVMQQLIKEKVLLEMELKDTVNKANQTPLRLDRSIDVSYCEDHALAALDSLTADSRFSPDISSVGTQVEVPCADCEKRKVIAPHRSLRKYFWDALKVMFQVFAVVCFACAVCVLYAFARPLAACRDPVPWRWLQPQDIMDLFLRIEYVADVPM, encoded by the exons ATGAATACTGACATGGATTCATCGAATGCGGATG AATATTACGTGACTGCGCTTCAAATTTTTGACTACTGCGGTGCAGAAAGCTCGGGGACGTTACGGGTTGACGCTCTGATGGATAAGTTTGCCCCATTCATCAAAACTAACAA AGCTGAATACAGCTACTTGAAGTCCTTGTTGGATCCTGGCCAGAACAACCCTGAAGTGAATGTGATAATCCTGGCAAAAGCTTTGCACAAGTACAGCGAGAGTCAGAAGTGTAAAGTTGATCTTGATGAGAG CTTCAATTTGAGGTGTGGGCAAGCTCCGCATGATTCAGACTCAGGGATATCATCTGATG GCTTCCAACTGCTGGAAGATTTACAAAGCGAGCTGCGTGAGAAGGCACACTTGGCCCACCAGCTCCGCAACCAGCTGGACTTCACGGACCGCCAGCACGAGGAGGTGCTGGCTACGCTCACAGCCGAGCGGGACTCGCTGCGGGGACATTTGAACAT GTTACGCGAAGAGAACATAACTCTGAGCCACGTGCGCCGCGACTATGAAGAGGCCTGCGACCGCCTGCTGGCCAGCGAGCGGGCGCTGGACGACGCGCGCCGGGAGCTGGAGGGCTCCCGCAGGAGGAGCAAGCTGCTGGCCGAGCAGCGAGCCGCGCTGGAGAGCGAG GAAGCCTGCGACCGCCTGCTGGCCAGCGAGCGGGCGCTGGACGACGCGCGCCGGGAGCTGGAGGGCTCCCGCAGGAGGAGCAAGCTGCTGGCCGAGCAGCGAGCCGCGCTGGAGAGCGAGGTCAGTGCAGGGGACACGAGCGAGCCACGTGCGCCGCGCCTCAGGAAGCCTGCGACCGCCTGCTGGCCAGCGAGCGGGCGCTGGACGACGCGCGCCGGGAGCTGGAGGGCTCCCGCAGGAGGAGCAAGCTGCTGGCCGAGCAGCGAGCCGCGCTGGAGAGCGAGGTCAGTGCAGGGGACACGAGCGAGCCACGTGCGCCGCGACTATGAGGAAGCCTGCGACCGCCTGCTGGCCAGCGAGCGGGCGCTGGACGACGCGCGCCGGGAGCTGGAGGGCTCCCGCAGGAGGAGCAAGCTGCTGGCCGAGCAGCGAGCCGCGCTGGAGAGCGAG GAAGCCTGCGACCGCCTGCTGGCCAGCGAGCGGGCGCTGGACGACGCGCGCCGGGAGCTGGAGGGCTCCCGCAGGAGGAGCAAGCTGCTGGCCGAGCAGCGAGCCGCGCTGGAGAGCGAG GAAGCCTGCGACCGCCTGCTGGCCAGCGAGCGGGCGCTGGACGACGCGCGCCGGGAGCTGGAGGGCTCCCGCAGGAGGAGCAAGCTGCTGGCCGAGCAGCGAGCCGCGCTGGAGAGCGAGGTCAGTGCAGGGGACACGAGCGAGCCACGTGCGCCGCGCCTCAGGAAGCCTGCGACCGCCTGCTGGCCAGCGAGCGGGCGCTGGACGACGCGCGCCGGGAGCTGGAGGGCTCCCGCAGGAGGAGCAAGCTGCTGGCCGAGCAGCGAGCCGCGCTGGAGAGCGAGGTCAGTGCAGGGGACACGAGCGAGCCACGTGCGCCGCGACTATGAGGAAGCCTGCGACCGCCTGCTGGCCAGCGAGCGGGCGCTGGACGACGCGCGCCGGGAGCTGGAGGGCTCCCGCAGGAGGAGCAAGCTGCTGGCCGAGCAGCGAGCCGCGCTGGAGAGCGAGGTCAGTGCAGGGGACACGAGCGAGCCACGTGCGCCGCGCCTCAGGAAGCCTGCGACCGGCTGCTGGCCAGCGAGCGGGCGCTGGACGACGCGCGCCGGGACCTGGAGGGCTCCCGCAGGAGGAGCAAGCTGCTGGCCGAGCAGCGAGCCGCGCTGGAGAGCGAGGTCAGTGCAGGGGACACGAGCGAGCCACGTGCGCCGCGACTATGAGGAAGCCTGCGACCGCCTGCTGGCCAGCGAGCGGGCGCTGGACGACGCGCGCCGGGAGCTGGAGGGCTCCCGTAGGAGGAGTAAGCTGCTGGCCGAGCAGCGAGCCGCGCTGGAGAGCGAG AAGCTGACCCTGCAAGAGTTGCTGACCAAGTCCAAGGACGAGTGCCACCGCATCAACGAGATGTATGCCTCGCGGCAGTCGGCGTTGCTGGAACAGAACGAATCGCTTCGGGCCGAGCGTGCCGAGTTGGCCGCTCGTCTGCACGACCAGGAAGAGGTCATGCAGCAGCTCATCAAGGAGAAG GTCCTGCTGGAAATGGAGCTGAAAGACACAGTGAACAAAGCCAACCAGACTCCGCTGCGGCTCGACCGCTCCATCGACGTCAGCTACTGCGAGGACCACGCGCTCGCCGCGCTCGACAGCCTCACTGCAGACAGCCGCTTCTCGCCCG ACATATCTTCAGTGGGGACACAGGTGGAGGTGCCGTGCGCGGACTGCGAGAAAAGGAAAGTGATCGCACCGCACCGCAGTTTGAGGAAATATTTCTG GGACGCACTCAAGGTCATGTTCCAAGTTTTCGCGGTGGTCTGCTTTGCGTGCGCGGTCTGCGTTCTGTACGCGTTCGCGCGACCGCTCGCCGCCTGCCGCGATCCTGTACCGTGGCGATGGCTGCAGCCGCAAGATATCATGGACCTGTTTCTGAGGATCGAGTACGTTGCCGATGTGCCTATGTGA
- the LOC135075612 gene encoding centrosomal protein of 131 kDa-like, whose protein sequence is MRAENERAAAALAERERQQRAELEQWKEDQEKLLDDKKVQMEQEIAQEREKHEEQLKQKQLELEERFEQHKRDFENEQQLILKRKIAEISAQHKHERDREIERAIESMEAEAQAGRKDLQEALRRNKEQYEAELKELAETERATLRRYQDAQARVRQTEAHCAELEVTISQLETRNKVLIEKNSQLEARAEEVRSSCEGSWKGKVDDLHRDIDNMKKTHEEQMHQLYAKVKVAVARKDSAIQALTRETAKYQEKITLLEQKLQQQRKDFLKQK, encoded by the exons ATGCGGGCAGAGAAcgagcgcgccgccgccgcgctggccGAGCGGGAGCGCCAGCAGCGCGCCGAGCTGG AACAATGGAAAGAAGATCAAGAAAAGTTGTTAGACGACAAAAAAGTGCAGATGGAACAGGAGATCGCGCAAGAAAGAGAGAAGCATGAAGAGCAACTGAAACAGAAACAATTAGAACTCGAAGAACGCTTTGAGCAACACAAGCGGGATTTCGAGAATGAACAGCAGTTGATACTCAAGAGGAAGATAGCGGAGATATCCGCTCAGCACAAGCACGAAAGAGACAGGGAGATTGAACGAGCTATCGAAAGCATGGAGGCTGAGGCGCAGGCGGGGAGGAAAGATCTTCAAGAAGCACTGAG GAGGAACAAAGAGCAATACGAAGCGGAGCTAAAGGAGCTAGCAGAGACGGAGCGTGCCACGCTACGACGCTACCAAGATGCGCAGGCGCGCGTTCGCCAGACCGAGGCCCACT GTGCAGAGCTTGAAGTGACCATCAGCCAATTGGAAACACGCAATAAGGTTCTGATTGAG AAAAACTCCCAACTGGAGGCAAGAGCGGAAGAAGTTCGATCCAGCTGCGAAGGGAGCTGGAAAGGGAAGGTGGATGACCTGCACCGGGACATAGACAACATGAAGAAGACGCACGAGGAGCAGATGCACCAGCTCTATGCCAA GGTGAAGGTAGCCGTAGCTCGCAAGGACTCCGCCATCCAGGCGCTGACACGCGAGACCGCCAAGTACCAGGAGAAGATTACACTCTTAGAACAGAAGCTGCAGCAGCAAAGGAAGGACTTCCTCAAGCAAAAGTGA